One Actinospica robiniae DSM 44927 genomic region harbors:
- a CDS encoding S8 family serine peptidase yields MSTLKKVGAAAASTALALGTGFAAPTAAAGGTVLADASNCTQNNVTAATSQQTPWEISAAGALTDWAGEPLTGQGVKVAVVDTGIAAGKQLVVSGGAVLNGETKTGDAADDDGHGTMVASIIGAKSPGSDGEGGMIGIAPGVQLISMREAGCQATAGNTEDAMATAINEAVEKGADVINISQDGYDPDDTLRAAVMNAYQHGVIVVTSAGNQGDRDTTDNNNKDYGVNPPTYPASYQPYVLAVGAVDQYDSVPTFSEKGTSANPFVGVVAPGVAVEALLPNGKLVVDDGTSFAAPYVAAEAALIIEEYDWTHASDRVPARAYEVMKIIEATADGEGSYSLSAGWGEAQISYALTKVKVSSSATKEDKALVSGSAPGSFGPIYGLPVKMYGAGPNKDGSASSAGSAADRIVAKPYVAAVTDKTAQSQQRWAYIALIVGLMVAAVTLGGAAVARDTARRRRAAEY; encoded by the coding sequence GTGAGCACCCTGAAGAAGGTGGGCGCCGCGGCCGCGTCCACCGCGTTGGCTCTGGGCACCGGCTTCGCCGCTCCGACCGCGGCCGCGGGCGGCACCGTGCTCGCGGATGCCTCCAACTGCACGCAGAACAACGTCACCGCCGCGACCAGCCAGCAGACGCCCTGGGAGATCTCGGCGGCCGGCGCGCTGACGGACTGGGCCGGCGAGCCGTTGACCGGCCAGGGGGTGAAGGTCGCGGTGGTGGACACCGGGATAGCGGCCGGCAAGCAGCTCGTGGTCAGCGGCGGGGCGGTGCTCAACGGCGAGACCAAGACGGGCGACGCAGCGGACGACGACGGGCACGGCACGATGGTCGCCTCGATCATCGGCGCGAAGTCGCCGGGGAGCGACGGCGAGGGCGGGATGATCGGGATCGCGCCGGGCGTGCAGCTGATCTCGATGCGTGAGGCCGGCTGCCAGGCGACGGCGGGCAACACCGAGGACGCGATGGCGACGGCGATCAACGAGGCGGTCGAGAAGGGCGCCGACGTCATCAACATCTCCCAGGACGGCTACGACCCGGACGACACGCTCCGCGCGGCCGTGATGAACGCCTACCAGCACGGCGTGATCGTGGTGACGTCGGCGGGCAACCAGGGCGACCGGGACACGACCGACAACAACAACAAGGACTACGGCGTCAATCCGCCGACCTACCCGGCGTCGTATCAGCCCTATGTGCTCGCGGTCGGCGCGGTCGACCAGTACGACTCGGTGCCGACCTTCTCGGAGAAGGGCACGAGCGCGAACCCCTTCGTCGGCGTGGTGGCGCCCGGCGTGGCGGTCGAGGCGCTGCTGCCGAACGGCAAGCTGGTGGTGGACGACGGCACCAGCTTCGCCGCGCCGTACGTCGCGGCCGAGGCGGCGCTGATCATCGAGGAGTACGACTGGACGCATGCGTCCGACCGGGTCCCCGCGCGCGCCTACGAGGTCATGAAGATCATCGAGGCCACCGCCGACGGCGAGGGTTCCTACAGCCTGTCCGCGGGCTGGGGCGAGGCGCAGATCTCGTACGCCCTGACGAAGGTGAAGGTGTCGAGCTCGGCGACCAAGGAGGACAAGGCCCTGGTCTCCGGGAGCGCGCCGGGCTCGTTCGGTCCGATCTACGGCCTGCCGGTGAAGATGTACGGCGCGGGGCCGAACAAGGACGGCTCGGCCTCCAGCGCGGGTTCGGCCGCCGACCGGATCGTGGCGAAGCCGTACGTGGCCGCGGTCACGGACAAGACGGCGCAGAGCCAGCAGCGCTGGGCCTACATCGCGCTGATCGTCGGCCTCATGGTGGCCGCGGTGACGCTCGGCGGTGCGGCCGTGGCGCGGGACACCGCCCGTCGGCGCCGCGCAGCAGAGTACTGA
- a CDS encoding type VII secretion protein EccB, with protein MATRKDQLDAFNFARRRMVANLVVPTATGSDEGAPRPVKTFATSIILSAIAVAAVAVIGVFKPAAPSGWQNGLAVDESTGAAYIYTKSNNQLHSVYNITSARLILGSNFAKYDVPDSTINNSGITIGSPVGILGAPEDVPSASNMNLTQWSLCQNEKDPNNESLPGGSTYLQIGYGPSAQTAVWNATSHEGIIVHDSQDDVYLIDGDYKYEVGNYTDDAQNVANLLSGLQSDQYWTAGDGFWVSDAWLSVFTSGAQITAPALLSGVGDPVTGAGQIGQHVGDYGLNYAGGGGSVQTADGLLELTPFEYYLYATNSALSGHVANIDSNKLTAIAIEGANAHGAPKASDLLASNTLGADWPTIEPSLDSDAKLATSQNLCVGYDGAYDGGGKVPQLTTWLYQSLPYGSPGGQFGLNQVGNNNEANNVVVRPGYGLVARRLTGDFNSGGKEFLIEDSDYRYELVDVKAASTSSSSSSPSSTQTDQSAKTLLGYGEVADEQLPEVWVNLMQGGAPLDPTAAGTTPGNGQ; from the coding sequence GTGGCGACTCGCAAGGACCAGCTCGACGCGTTCAACTTCGCCCGCCGGCGGATGGTGGCGAACCTGGTGGTGCCGACCGCCACCGGCAGCGACGAGGGGGCTCCGCGGCCGGTCAAGACCTTCGCCACCTCGATCATCCTGAGCGCCATCGCGGTCGCCGCGGTCGCGGTCATCGGCGTCTTCAAGCCGGCCGCGCCCTCCGGGTGGCAGAACGGCCTGGCCGTGGACGAGTCCACCGGCGCCGCGTACATCTATACGAAGTCGAACAATCAGCTGCACTCGGTTTACAACATCACCTCGGCGCGGCTGATTCTGGGTTCGAACTTCGCCAAGTACGACGTGCCGGATTCGACCATCAACAACTCCGGTATCACCATCGGCTCGCCGGTCGGCATTCTCGGCGCTCCGGAGGACGTGCCGAGCGCGTCCAACATGAACCTGACCCAGTGGTCGCTGTGCCAGAACGAGAAGGATCCGAACAACGAGTCGCTCCCGGGCGGTTCGACCTATCTGCAGATCGGCTACGGGCCGAGCGCGCAGACGGCGGTGTGGAACGCGACCAGCCACGAGGGCATCATCGTGCACGACTCGCAGGACGACGTGTACCTGATCGACGGCGACTACAAGTACGAGGTCGGCAACTACACCGATGACGCGCAGAACGTCGCGAACCTGCTGTCCGGTCTGCAGTCCGACCAGTACTGGACCGCGGGCGACGGGTTCTGGGTGTCGGACGCGTGGTTGAGCGTGTTCACCTCGGGTGCGCAGATCACCGCTCCGGCGTTGCTCAGCGGTGTCGGCGACCCCGTGACGGGCGCGGGTCAGATCGGCCAGCACGTGGGCGACTACGGCCTCAACTACGCCGGCGGCGGTGGCTCCGTGCAGACCGCTGACGGCCTGCTCGAGCTCACTCCGTTCGAGTACTACCTCTACGCGACCAACTCCGCGCTGAGCGGCCACGTCGCGAACATCGACTCGAACAAGCTCACCGCGATCGCGATCGAGGGCGCGAACGCCCACGGCGCTCCGAAGGCGAGCGACCTGCTGGCTTCGAACACGCTCGGCGCCGACTGGCCGACGATCGAGCCGAGTCTGGACTCTGACGCCAAACTGGCGACCAGCCAGAATCTCTGCGTGGGCTACGACGGCGCGTACGACGGCGGCGGCAAGGTGCCGCAGCTGACCACCTGGCTCTACCAGTCCCTGCCCTACGGCTCGCCGGGCGGCCAGTTCGGCTTGAACCAGGTGGGCAACAACAACGAGGCCAACAACGTGGTCGTGCGCCCGGGCTACGGCCTGGTCGCCCGGCGGCTCACCGGCGACTTCAACAGCGGCGGCAAGGAGTTCCTGATCGAGGACTCCGACTACCGCTACGAGCTGGTCGACGTGAAGGCCGCGTCCACCTCGTCCTCGTCCTCGTCCCCGTCCTCGACGCAGACGGACCAGTCGGCCAAGACCCTGCTGGGATACGGAGAGGTCGCCGATGAACAGCTGCCGGAGGTATGGGTGAACCTGATGCAGGGTGGCGCGCCTCTGGATCCGACCGCCGCGGGCACGACGCCCGGCAACGGGCAGTAG
- the eccE gene encoding type VII secretion protein EccE, with amino-acid sequence MATAAARNDARGSGRPATEAGAGGRGLAEVSADPGFQPRPGRIGSLPLVRLILLEAAAALAATPILVHKPMVFAGTGPAALLCVVAAIGGSRGRWLGASRLVHADYKERQEQRRPASGESALAPLRETFPALRTATVATRGGEPVGVIGDGTFLTAVIQLDSRGEPLREQRQAHPLPVGAVAAALSDAQVPVASVQLITHSRPAPAPHLPRQSLSARSYQSIGATVPAQRTTWAAVRLDPEQAQGAVEARGGGTVGAQRALLTAVQRVASQIEGAGFEATILSEPELISALGTACNVTQVAVNPTAAAHKRTEETRRYWRCDGSWHTTYWLDKPPTFTDRTSPDFFATVGALPSLATSVAVNLTKGTGDSVAFSCFIRIAAGSEQQLTESGKVLEQQAGKAGAGLTRLDGEQLPGLVATVPLGGE; translated from the coding sequence ATGGCGACAGCAGCAGCACGCAACGACGCCCGCGGGTCCGGCCGGCCGGCGACGGAGGCGGGAGCAGGCGGGCGCGGGCTCGCCGAAGTGTCGGCCGACCCCGGATTCCAGCCGCGGCCCGGGCGGATCGGCTCGCTGCCGCTGGTGCGGCTGATCCTGCTGGAGGCCGCCGCCGCGCTCGCCGCGACGCCGATCCTGGTGCACAAGCCGATGGTGTTCGCGGGCACCGGCCCGGCCGCGCTGCTGTGCGTGGTCGCCGCGATCGGCGGCAGCAGAGGCCGCTGGCTCGGCGCGAGCCGGCTCGTGCACGCGGATTACAAGGAGCGTCAGGAGCAGCGCCGGCCGGCCTCCGGGGAGTCCGCGCTCGCGCCGCTGCGGGAGACGTTCCCGGCGCTGCGTACCGCGACCGTGGCCACCCGCGGCGGCGAGCCCGTCGGCGTGATCGGCGACGGGACGTTCCTGACCGCCGTGATCCAGCTCGACTCGCGCGGCGAACCGCTGCGGGAACAGCGCCAGGCGCACCCGCTGCCGGTCGGCGCCGTCGCCGCGGCCCTCTCGGACGCGCAGGTCCCGGTGGCGAGCGTGCAGCTGATCACGCACTCGCGCCCGGCCCCCGCCCCGCACCTGCCGCGCCAGTCCCTGTCCGCGCGCTCGTACCAGAGCATCGGCGCCACCGTCCCCGCGCAGCGCACCACCTGGGCGGCCGTGCGGCTCGACCCGGAGCAGGCGCAGGGAGCCGTCGAGGCCCGCGGCGGCGGCACGGTCGGCGCGCAGCGCGCGCTGCTGACAGCCGTTCAGCGGGTGGCCAGCCAGATCGAGGGCGCCGGCTTCGAGGCGACGATCCTGAGCGAGCCGGAGCTGATCTCCGCGCTGGGCACCGCCTGCAACGTCACGCAGGTGGCGGTGAACCCGACCGCGGCCGCGCACAAGCGGACCGAGGAGACGCGCCGTTACTGGCGCTGCGACGGCAGCTGGCACACGACGTACTGGCTGGACAAGCCGCCGACGTTCACCGACCGTACGAGCCCTGACTTCTTCGCCACGGTGGGCGCGCTGCCGTCACTGGCCACCAGCGTCGCGGTGAATCTGACCAAGGGCACCGGGGACTCGGTCGCGTTCAGCTGCTTCATCCGGATCGCGGCGGGCTCGGAGCAGCAGCTCACCGAGTCGGGCAAGGTGCTCGAGCAGCAGGCCGGCAAGGCCGGCGCCGGGCTCACCCGCCTCGACGGCGAGCAGCTGCCCGGCCTGGTGGCCACGGTCCCGCTCGGAGGGGAATAA
- a CDS encoding MinD/ParA family ATP-binding protein, with protein MIQPSALGLSGLPQPYQQGQPQPGYPPQQPGQPYPGAQQPQPGQPYPGPGQPYPGPGQAQQDQAGQILYGPQSQGQQPLQYGQPGQPGQPGPSGQSGGWAAQPGYPGAPNIPGFPQQGYEQGYGSGLSTPLGFQASQELSSERLVRKAEPVAKTGWRRTVRSASGGLIKPGPGKIEAYRNELLERVRSPLVGCYRIAVISLKGGVGKTTTTTALGATLAWNRGDRVIAVDANPDAGTLGRRVRRETGATIRDMLQALPSIRSYVDMRRFTSQAPSRLEILANDVDPAVSTTFNDEDYRRIIEALQNQYSIILTDSGTGLLYSAMRGVLTMADQLIVVSTPSVDGGNSASTTLDWLVAHGFEDLVRRSITVISAVRPSSKEIDLSQLIAHFAARCRAVVPIPYDSHLSTGAEIDLEYLRPATADAYLELAAHVAEGFVSPRGMRPYQG; from the coding sequence GTGATTCAGCCTTCTGCGCTCGGGCTCTCGGGGCTGCCGCAGCCTTATCAGCAGGGACAGCCACAGCCGGGATATCCGCCGCAGCAGCCCGGGCAGCCGTATCCGGGGGCGCAGCAGCCTCAGCCGGGCCAGCCGTACCCAGGACCGGGGCAGCCCTATCCGGGGCCGGGACAGGCGCAGCAGGACCAGGCGGGACAGATCCTCTACGGGCCGCAGTCGCAAGGCCAGCAGCCGTTGCAGTACGGGCAGCCGGGACAGCCTGGCCAGCCCGGACCGTCGGGGCAGTCTGGTGGGTGGGCGGCTCAGCCCGGCTATCCGGGCGCGCCCAACATCCCGGGCTTTCCGCAGCAGGGTTACGAGCAGGGCTACGGCTCCGGCCTCAGCACGCCGCTCGGGTTCCAGGCGTCGCAGGAGCTCAGCTCGGAGCGGCTCGTCCGCAAGGCCGAACCCGTTGCCAAGACGGGGTGGCGGCGCACGGTGCGCTCGGCGAGCGGGGGGCTGATCAAGCCGGGGCCCGGCAAGATCGAGGCCTACCGCAACGAGCTGCTCGAGCGGGTGCGCAGCCCGCTGGTCGGGTGCTACCGGATCGCGGTCATCTCGCTCAAGGGCGGCGTGGGGAAGACGACCACCACCACGGCGCTCGGGGCGACGCTCGCGTGGAACCGCGGGGACCGTGTCATCGCCGTCGACGCCAACCCGGACGCGGGAACGCTCGGTCGGCGTGTGCGGCGGGAGACCGGGGCGACGATCCGCGACATGCTGCAGGCGTTGCCGTCCATCCGCAGCTATGTCGACATGCGCCGGTTCACCTCACAGGCGCCGAGCCGGCTGGAGATCCTCGCCAACGACGTCGACCCGGCCGTCTCGACCACGTTCAACGACGAGGACTACCGGCGGATCATCGAGGCGCTGCAGAATCAGTACTCGATTATCCTCACCGACTCCGGCACCGGGCTGCTCTACTCCGCCATGCGCGGGGTGCTGACGATGGCCGACCAGCTGATCGTGGTCTCCACGCCCAGCGTGGACGGCGGCAACTCGGCGTCGACGACGCTGGACTGGCTTGTCGCGCACGGTTTCGAGGACCTCGTGCGCCGCTCGATCACCGTCATCTCGGCGGTCCGGCCGTCGTCCAAGGAGATCGACCTGTCCCAGCTCATCGCGCACTTCGCGGCGCGGTGCCGCGCGGTGGTGCCGATTCCCTACGACTCGCACCTGTCCACGGGCGCGGAGATCGACCTCGAATACCTCAGGCCTGCTACTGCGGACGCCTACCTGGAACTGGCCGCGCATGTCGCGGAGGGATTCGTCTCGCCGCGTGGGATGAGGCCGTACCAGGGCTAG
- a CDS encoding M20/M25/M40 family metallo-hydrolase, with amino-acid sequence MSQPEQVHETEAATGAEPGYGEVVGFLTDLIRIDTSNPTKPERPAAEYVAEKLAEAGLDPQIFESEPGRASVVARIEGTDSAAPGLLVHGHLDVVPADPADWSVHPFAGEVRDGLVWGRGAVDMKDMDAMTLAVVRRMMREGRRPRRDVVVAFLADEEAGGKLGARFLADNHPGLFAGCTEAISEVGGYSMEINPDLRLYLIETAQKGLAWMRLRARGRAGHGSMINHDNAVTALAAAVARIGTHEFPVTLTPTVRDFLAEVCDAMGVEFDPSEPEQAVAKLGPLARFVGATLRHTANPTMFTAGYKTNVIPERAEAVIDGRFLPGGQEEFLAAIDELIGPDVVREDIHLDRSVESPFAAPLVERMLEALQAEDPAARTVPYCLSAGTDNKTFADMGMTGYGFVPLRLTPDLDFAAMFHGVDERVPVSALDFGARVLDRFLMSA; translated from the coding sequence ATGAGCCAGCCTGAGCAGGTACACGAGACCGAAGCCGCCACGGGCGCCGAGCCGGGTTACGGCGAGGTGGTCGGATTCCTGACCGATCTCATCCGGATCGACACCTCGAACCCGACCAAGCCCGAGCGCCCGGCCGCCGAGTACGTCGCCGAGAAGCTGGCCGAGGCGGGTCTGGACCCGCAGATCTTCGAGTCCGAGCCCGGCCGGGCCTCGGTCGTCGCCCGGATCGAGGGCACCGATTCCGCGGCCCCCGGCCTGCTCGTGCACGGCCACCTCGACGTGGTCCCGGCCGACCCGGCCGACTGGAGCGTCCACCCGTTCGCCGGCGAGGTGCGCGACGGCCTGGTGTGGGGCCGCGGCGCCGTCGACATGAAGGACATGGACGCGATGACGCTCGCCGTCGTGCGCCGGATGATGCGCGAGGGCCGCCGACCGCGCCGGGACGTGGTCGTGGCCTTCCTCGCCGACGAGGAGGCCGGCGGCAAGCTCGGCGCGCGGTTCCTCGCCGACAACCACCCCGGCCTGTTCGCCGGCTGCACGGAGGCCATCAGCGAAGTCGGCGGCTACTCCATGGAGATAAACCCCGACCTGCGGCTGTACCTGATCGAGACCGCGCAGAAGGGCCTGGCCTGGATGCGGCTGCGGGCGCGCGGCCGAGCCGGCCACGGCTCGATGATCAACCACGACAACGCCGTCACCGCGCTCGCCGCCGCCGTCGCGCGCATCGGCACGCACGAGTTCCCGGTGACCCTGACCCCGACCGTGCGCGACTTCCTCGCCGAGGTCTGCGACGCGATGGGCGTCGAGTTCGACCCGTCCGAGCCCGAGCAGGCGGTGGCGAAGCTGGGCCCGCTGGCCCGGTTCGTCGGCGCCACGCTGCGCCACACCGCGAACCCGACGATGTTCACGGCGGGGTACAAGACCAACGTCATCCCGGAGCGCGCCGAAGCGGTGATCGACGGCAGGTTCCTGCCCGGCGGCCAGGAGGAGTTCCTGGCCGCGATCGACGAGCTGATCGGCCCGGACGTGGTCCGCGAGGACATCCACCTCGACCGCAGCGTCGAGTCGCCGTTCGCCGCGCCGCTGGTGGAGCGGATGCTCGAGGCCCTCCAGGCCGAGGACCCGGCCGCGCGCACGGTGCCCTACTGCCTGTCCGCGGGCACGGACAACAAGACCTTCGCCGACATGGGCATGACAGGGTACGGGTTCGTCCCGCTGCGCCTGACGCCGGACCTCGACTTCGCCGCCATGTTCCACGGCGTGGACGAGCGCGTGCCGGTCTCCGCCCTCGACTTCGGCGCGCGCGTGCTCGACCGCTTCCTGATGTCGGCCTGA
- a CDS encoding bifunctional riboflavin kinase/FAD synthetase, whose protein sequence is MQRWDSLAEVPTAWGDSVVTVGFFDGVHHGHRRVVRRAVELARERGVKAVVLTFDPHPSEVVRPGTHPPLLTTPTHRADLMGELGVDAVLVLPFTVELSRLTPAEFAKQVLVERLHAVAVVVGENFRFGHKAAGTVAVLTELGAEHGFAVEGLALAAPEEGEGSRFSSTDVRRMVLAGDVETAALRLDRPHRVEGTVVHGAKRGRELGFPTANVDTPAHTAIPADGVYAGWLSFGPDRLPAAISVGTNPQFDGEHRTVEAYALDRTDLDLYDKHVSVDFVARVRGQEKFSGIAELVERMNQDVAKVRVLLSE, encoded by the coding sequence ATGCAGCGGTGGGACAGCCTGGCCGAGGTGCCCACGGCCTGGGGGGACTCGGTCGTCACCGTCGGCTTCTTCGACGGGGTGCACCACGGGCACCGGCGGGTGGTGCGCCGAGCGGTGGAGCTGGCCCGCGAGCGCGGTGTCAAGGCGGTCGTGCTGACCTTCGACCCGCACCCGAGCGAGGTCGTGCGCCCGGGCACGCATCCGCCGCTGCTCACCACGCCGACCCACCGGGCCGACCTGATGGGCGAGCTCGGCGTGGACGCGGTCCTCGTGCTCCCGTTCACGGTGGAGCTCTCCCGGCTGACCCCGGCCGAGTTCGCGAAGCAGGTGCTGGTCGAGCGGCTGCACGCGGTCGCCGTGGTGGTGGGGGAGAACTTCCGCTTCGGCCACAAGGCGGCCGGCACGGTCGCGGTACTGACCGAGCTCGGCGCCGAGCACGGCTTCGCGGTCGAGGGCCTGGCCCTGGCCGCGCCCGAGGAGGGCGAGGGTTCCCGCTTCTCCTCCACCGACGTGCGCCGGATGGTGCTGGCCGGCGACGTGGAGACGGCCGCGCTGCGGCTGGACCGCCCGCACCGGGTGGAGGGCACCGTCGTGCACGGGGCCAAGCGCGGTCGCGAGCTCGGCTTCCCCACCGCCAACGTCGACACCCCGGCGCACACCGCGATCCCGGCCGACGGAGTCTACGCCGGCTGGCTGTCCTTCGGCCCGGACCGGCTGCCCGCCGCCATCTCCGTCGGCACCAACCCCCAGTTCGACGGCGAGCACCGCACCGTGGAGGCGTACGCCCTCGACCGCACCGACCTCGACCTCTACGACAAGCACGTCTCGGTCGACTTCGTGGCCCGGGTGCGCGGCCAGGAGAAGTTCTCCGGCATCGCAGAGCTCGTCGAGCGGATGAACCAGGACGTGGCCAAGGTCAGGGTGCTGCTGTCCGAGTAG
- the truB gene encoding tRNA pseudouridine(55) synthase TruB, producing MSRRPKAYADRPAPPDGLVIIDKPGGWTSHDVVGKMRRLVGTRRVGHAGTLDPMATGVLVLGVEKATRLLGHLALTRKEYEATIRLGQATVTDDAEGEVTAQADPAAVAAVTDAAVAAGIAALTGEIMQTPSSVSAIKVDGVRSYHRVRSGDEVKLQPRPITVYEFELFGIRREPGVLDADVRVVCSSGTYIRALARDLGASLGVGGHLTALRRTRVGPYSLADAASLTQLAERAEAGEAVPVLPIADAAGAAFPRYDADEEQARAIAHGGPLPARGLGPGPIAVFAPDGAFLALVEEQGRRCKPIAVFV from the coding sequence TTGAGCCGTCGGCCCAAGGCCTATGCGGACCGTCCGGCCCCGCCGGACGGTCTCGTCATCATCGACAAGCCCGGCGGCTGGACCTCGCACGACGTGGTCGGCAAGATGCGCCGGCTGGTCGGCACCCGCCGGGTCGGGCACGCCGGCACGCTGGACCCGATGGCCACCGGCGTGCTCGTGCTCGGCGTGGAGAAGGCGACCCGGCTGCTCGGGCACCTGGCGCTGACCCGCAAGGAGTACGAGGCGACCATCCGGCTCGGCCAGGCCACCGTCACCGACGACGCCGAGGGCGAGGTGACCGCGCAGGCCGACCCCGCCGCGGTGGCCGCCGTCACCGACGCGGCCGTGGCCGCCGGGATCGCCGCGCTCACCGGCGAGATCATGCAGACGCCCTCGTCCGTCTCGGCGATCAAGGTGGACGGCGTCCGCTCGTACCACCGGGTCCGTTCGGGTGACGAGGTCAAGCTCCAGCCCCGCCCGATCACCGTGTACGAGTTCGAACTCTTCGGGATCCGGCGCGAACCGGGCGTGCTCGACGCGGACGTGCGGGTGGTCTGCTCCAGCGGCACGTATATCCGGGCCCTGGCCCGCGATCTGGGCGCGAGCCTCGGCGTGGGCGGCCATCTGACGGCGCTTCGGCGCACGCGGGTCGGCCCGTACTCCCTGGCCGACGCCGCGTCACTGACGCAGCTCGCCGAGCGCGCCGAAGCGGGCGAGGCGGTGCCGGTGCTGCCGATCGCCGACGCCGCCGGAGCCGCGTTCCCGCGCTACGACGCGGACGAGGAGCAGGCCCGGGCGATCGCCCACGGCGGTCCGCTGCCGGCCCGCGGCCTCGGCCCCGGCCCCATCGCGGTGTTCGCGCCGGACGGGGCCTTCCTGGCTCTGGTCGAGGAGCAGGGCCGGCGTTGCAAGCCGATAGCCGTCTTCGTCTGA
- the rbfA gene encoding 30S ribosome-binding factor RbfA, with the protein MANSTRSAKLADRIKVVVAETLKTKIKDPRLGFVTITDTRITGDLREATVFYTVFGDEEERAASAAALESAKGILRSEVGRQTGVKFTPTLAFILDAIPEGARQIDDLLARAAAEDARVREIAQGKTFAGEADPYRAPRPEDEDAEPEDAEPDDEDER; encoded by the coding sequence ATGGCGAACAGCACGCGTTCGGCGAAGCTGGCCGACCGGATCAAGGTGGTGGTCGCCGAGACGCTGAAGACGAAGATCAAGGATCCGCGTCTCGGGTTCGTCACCATCACCGACACCCGGATCACCGGGGACCTGCGGGAGGCCACGGTCTTCTACACGGTCTTCGGCGACGAGGAGGAGCGGGCCGCCTCGGCCGCCGCGCTCGAGTCGGCCAAGGGCATCCTGCGCAGCGAGGTCGGCCGGCAGACCGGGGTGAAGTTCACCCCGACCCTCGCGTTCATCCTGGACGCGATCCCGGAGGGCGCCCGGCAGATCGACGACCTGCTCGCCCGGGCCGCGGCCGAGGACGCCCGGGTGCGCGAGATCGCCCAGGGCAAGACCTTCGCGGGCGAGGCCGACCCGTACCGCGCGCCGCGTCCGGAGGACGAGGACGCCGAGCCCGAGGACGCCGAGCCGGACGACGAGGACGAGCGTTGA
- a CDS encoding DUF503 family protein, which yields MFSGTLKIDVLLGEVHSLKQKRALIRPVLADLNRRPGVGAAEVALQDLHRRAVFGVAVVAGTHRRVVELLDDCEGAVSWRPELEVLSVRRRVRSDEDD from the coding sequence GTGTTCTCCGGAACGCTGAAGATCGACGTATTGTTGGGCGAGGTGCACTCGCTCAAGCAGAAGCGGGCGCTGATCCGGCCCGTTCTGGCCGACCTCAACCGCCGTCCCGGAGTGGGCGCGGCGGAGGTGGCGCTGCAGGATCTGCACCGACGCGCCGTGTTCGGCGTGGCCGTCGTGGCGGGCACGCACCGGCGGGTGGTAGAGCTTTTGGATGACTGCGAGGGCGCGGTGTCCTGGCGGCCCGAGCTCGAGGTCCTCTCGGTGCGCCGCCGCGTCCGCAGCGACGAAGACGACTGA